DNA sequence from the Lycium barbarum isolate Lr01 chromosome 5, ASM1917538v2, whole genome shotgun sequence genome:
CAAATGCGTACAAGATTCAAGAAACAAGGAAAATACCTGTGATTTCGAGGACAAAATGAAGGAGCTTGAGAGCATTAGCAACCCCATCAGCGCAGCAACGATGAGAAGATGCTTCGAAGTTTTCTCCTGATGACAAGAAGAAGATAGAGCAGGTGATGAGCAGCTCAAAGAGCAGCTAAGGCAGAAGAGAAAAATGGGGCAACAAGAAGCAGATAGGGCAAATCGTTTGGACATTACTTTCCTAattatatttttgttctttttggaCGTTTGCTGTTAATGTGGGGTTGGGCCACTTTTGGGCTCAGCCTTTTTGTTTTTTACTTTTTGCTTCATTTTAATAAAATGCCCAAACGggcttaattaaaaaaaaaaaaaaaaaaaaaaaaagctatatGAGCCTGGGCCTGAGTAGATTTTTGTGGCTAGGATTTAGGACCAAGCAGAATGGCATAATTCATGGGAATATATGCTTTTATTTTTTTGCCTAACATGGGAATATATGCTGGTTTATTTGTTAATATTGAGTTCATGTATATACAATAGTTTGGTACACGGTATAAGGTGgtatatcccagcactaatttggGATTAATTTTGTACCATATTTTGTAGAAGATATAAATTTTTCTtggaataaatttataccttctaccaaacagagGACAAAATTAGGTCAATACTTAAAGAtgagatatcccaccttatcACATTAAccttgagattattttatctcaccttttagatgggataaattagtcccaagATTATAATCCTGGGACTATAATACCGGGATAATTTTGTccgcgtaccaaacgaccccgtACCGTAGAAATATTACAATGTTAATGTATTTTAAAGCTATTATAGTAAATAACTTATCTTAttttttaagttaattatcacTCTCGTCTATAATGGACGATTCAGTTACCTATACGATGTTTGTTATCTTTTAGATAACTCATATAATagtgtaattttttatttttttacattatcagtatataatttatttttattttaatcaaCCTACCTAAGACAAAAGGGGAAGAACAATGCTCTATTCTTGGGACAGTAATTCTTTCactattctaaaaaaaaaatccatgtgTGCACGCGAGGGATTCGTTTGTATCCTATGACTACTTCGATTGGTCTTTGTTTAAACTTTAAAGCAACCTAGTACATAGCATAATATTGCGTCGAATTTTTATAATCTTCCTAAACTAGTTTTACCCTGGATATTAATGTTATGGAACTTGAGCAACAAATAGTTTAGTTTTTTTTCCTAATTTAATTGTTTTTGACAATTCCGAAATTATTGAGTCCAGAATatcttttaaaaatataatagttTTTCTTATATTCCTCTAATGAAAAAATGCTGGTCTTTGAATCAGGAGATCAATGAAATCCTAGGTAAGCATTAATAGTTGAACTTGAGCAGCAGATGTTTAGTTCTGCTTCTCATCTAATTGTTTTGAAAATAATTCTTTATCCAACTTGCAGATTATATGCATGATTTATTATAGACCGTATGTAAAATATTTTATGCGATCAACCAACAATAGCAAACGCAAACTATTCAATTATTAATATTCACATTGATTACTACAATTTCTATATTACAGTTCATGGCTAGCTTGCCTTGAACAACTTTCACATTTTGAGTATTGATTGTCGTAATCTATCAGCAAGATAATTTGTTGTTGTCTCACAGAACTCGTTATTCATCtgcaaaataataaaatagaaaataaaaacGTAAGCATAACAAATGGAATACGTACATTAAACCGAGTAATGTCCCGTGCAATTCATATGTTTTAAAATGTTCCCTTTTTTTCTCACCAACGTGAGCTATCATTCAATGCGTATATATGTAGCTTATTAATGCAATTAACTAGAAAAGCCAGAACTTTAATTAATCTTGCTTTTTAAAGATGTTCCCTATCAATGAGTAAGCATGTGatcgagaaaaggaccaaaatcatccattaTGTTTGAGTTtgaatcaaaatcatacatattctttcacatggagcactaatagtacattatgtttgcataagtggtgcacttttagtcaaactcccaaataaatttaacggaaaagaacaaaaatgcccctgaacttttagaaaaggtataaaaataccttttattcatctattttgctaaaactacccctcaattcactttttggctcatttattcccattgactaacggacaacactaatttttttttaaaataaaaataaattgtacatgacattttattactgaaaaattgatttattcttttaaaaagaatatctgaaaccttggaatttttgtaaatttgaaaaacttttttttaacgagtaaaaccttaactaacggacaacactaattttttttcttttcaaaatgtgaaaaattggatttttataaaaatctgaaaaaaataatttttttatggaaaaactgtgtgtaaaaaaaaaaaacagaaaactatctttttttaaatctagaagaaaattatggagtattagttttgcacattttacttaaaaaaacaatcagtttttcagatttaaaaattgaattttctaaaaaaaaatggggtttccacccgttaaaaaaatgttttccaaacttaaaaaaattccacatgttttaatgaaaatccaattctgttttttttttttttatatatatatatatatatatataaaaggcttactacatttgttttttaaagaaacggatgttgaaaaattatttttccttattctacaaataacgatttttcagatttctttttaaaagaataaattaatttttcagtaataaaatgtcatgtgcaatttatttatttattttttaaaatagtgttgtccgttagtcaaggggaataaatgagccaaaaagttgaattgaggggtagttttagcaaaatagatgaataaagggtatttttataccttttctaaaagttcaggggtatttttgttcttttctgttaaatttatttgggagtttgactaaaagtgcaccacttatgcaaacataatgtactattagtgctccatgtgaaagaatatgtatgattttgatccaaacccaaacataatggatgattttggtccttttctcgcaTGTGATCCACCAATTAGGGTGTATTTAGTtcggaggaaaacattttttttaataaaaaaaatcaaatttttgatATTTAGTTGGCCAAAATATTTTGGAaaataagtttcttaaaaatCACAGATTAGGAAAAACAAGTTTCATAAGTGGCATTCAAGCTCATTGTCCGACCCCCACCATACCGTCCAAATGTTTTCATTACATATAAATACTCTTAAGACAATATTTTTTACTTACTTTTCAAATATCGAAAATAAATAAGACaatcacttatttttcaaaaaaatgttATTCTATGTATCAAACACACCCTTAATGGTCTTAGTTTTTCTTGACATGTGTTTTCTCAATAATTGGCATGTGtaatcctcccccccccccccccccccttttttttttttatttgatggaTAATGTTTGATCCTGTACTTTGGtatgttttttaattaaaagCAGTGGCTGGTGATAATTAAAAGCAGCTTTCTCAAATATGTTTTTGTGCCTATTAGTTGATAatgataattaaaaaattaaaattgccTTTATGGTTGCTCTATCAACACCCAAAACTTGAAAGTGAAGAAAATAGTATTCTACCAAATAGTACCAATACTACGTCAGTATAATCATAAGTTCACCTTTAACAACTTGTTACGTATTTGTCATTAACAAAAAATTAACATACCACGGGTGTTTAaaatttttgagaaaaaatacACTATCTCCCTACAACTTTTGAATATGACTTAAAATTACCGTTGGATTATAGTCTTATCAGTGGTCAACACCAAAAACTAGACTTCCTAACAGCAGAGGTAGAATTAGACCAAAAGTTTAAGAGAAGAAAAAGTTGATTATTCAAGCCAATGCTACAACATATATGCTCTCTCGGTCTCTTTGAAGGTTCAAAAAATGTGTACCATTCAGCTAATAATGTCATTCTTTACATTTGAAAACTTTGTATAGTTCAAAGTccattaattatttatatttaatcCAGATAAATGGTGTCAATTTTCAAATCACTATCAAACAAAGTAAATTTCCTACTTTCCGTCAGAAATTGGCTCGTTGATAAATAATTTCCGAAAGAAAATTCCTCGGAAATATAATGTTTCTAACGATTCAACACTGGACTCCGTCAAAAGTTTCTTTCagaaatttcctttttttttaatagtgaatAACTAGGACGAATAGAGTATAAtcattagttaaaaaaaaaacaagtaaccAAATGGATAACATTCCCCGCCTTTAATAAGAGGTATCAATTATGCAaattaataattataataatcaaCTTTACTCCCCTAAAAGAGGAGGAGGAAATCAAACCTGAGCAACAACTGTAATATGCATTGCTGTGCTGCCAAATGGAATGAAATTGCTGCTCTTGATAGTCAGATGAAGCTTGTGAATCACACTTAATATTTCATCTATATTTCCTGCAGTTTGTTGCTTTTTGCAGTATATTGTAATCAGCAACTCATCTTCTAAACTTCTTACTTCAACTTCTGGTAAAGTACTCATCATGTCAATGGAAGATTCATGTTCATAATTTCGTGCCTTCACCGGAGGAGTTTCTTTTTTCTCATTGTTTGTTTTGGCCTCCAAATGATGATGTTGCATTGTTTCTGCCCTTTCACGAAGTTGTGTAATGAGAGTGGTTGCTCCTTCGAGAATTGAAGCCTTGTCCATCTATAGAGTAGGAGTAATAATTTTAACATGTTTACTCCACCTTGTTTTTAGTAATGTTATATTTAAACTACACATCCAAATTCAGAATTTAAATATTATGGATTCGAGTTTGGCATTCTATCGCACCGTTCAGAGTCTGTTATTTATACTTATTAAGTGAATTTCTTAACACATATACGGCCTGAGCCAAAATATTGGTCTGaatgaaataatattttatgcATTACATCTTACATAAcaatcttctctctctctctctggaaGAGGCACACAAGGCTTCCCTTCTAGTCTTTGGTATGGATACCGAATTACAAGTGGATATAAAGGCCTCGTAGGAGGATGACAATTTTGGATAGGATATATAGTAGTTCAAAGGGAGTTAGGTATAGGCTCTTTTTCCTCTTTCCTGGCTGCAATCGTAAGATCAAGATCAGAAGTTTCAGGGTTAGTTTCACTCTCTTCATCTTgaggccatatatatatatatatatataaaattgcaGGACATAGGCACTCTTACATGGCATGCCTCATTGTCCAGAACACTTATTTATCTTTTTCCCTGTAATTTCTAGCTTTTCCGCTAGCGGTTCTTAgtaaaaaaacacaaaaaaatacGTTTAATAATCCTAATAATTGCGTCTCTTCCTCTAATTTTGGCCAGCAGTCTCTACTTCCTCGTGTTACAACACCTCGCTTCTACTTCCTCTAAACCGGTTACTATTTTACTTCTGACTTCAAACGTGGCTTCTGTTCTAAGCCCACAATAACTGCTAGGACAATAATCAGATGTTTCGTAACTCTTTCTTCTCCCCAACTCTGTCTTGCTTGGATCAAATGAATATGGATGTCTAGAATCGTATCCTTCAACCCAACAAGCCGGATTGTATTTATTACTTGCGGACGGTCGTCTCTACTTATGGCGCTTGATGTGGTTCAAAGGGACTCACGACCATGGTTTTGTAATTTCTCTTCTAATTCCCATTAAATCGTGTAATCTAGGGTTCATTTTAAGGTATTTATGTTTAATATGTTTGCCACATGATTTACTTTGTTACATTCCATTTCAGGTTGATCTTCTAAAATATCTTCTCACTCTGATGGTTGAGGCTTATCTTTCTTGTTGCGATTGTTATATCGGTAACTTctattatatatgcatatgatgcaTCGCAAGGTTCTACAACTAAGTTCGTGCTTTGTTAATCTTTTATTCTTCTATCTTCTTTTTCCTCCTCACCTTCTCTCAATTTATATGTTAATTCGTACTGTCTAAACATTCTTATTTCTTTTCCTTGGCGAAAGCTTGACATCAAAGCGTAAATGGACTGTGATGAATACGAATGTAAAGCACCAATATAGTTAAGAATTTGGAAGGTTTATACAATTTCAAAACATTAGCTTTCTTCTTGATTAcagggattaaaaaaaaaaactttaattcGAAAGTTGAATTTCTAGAAAAAGGATTTTTTCATTGCTATATCATAGTTTCCAAGAGTGTTTAAATACAACTCCAAATATTTAGGGCTTTCCCTATCCCCTAGTTTAAACAGTCCTTACACATTTCAAGTAAAATTAATCATTATATTCTTAGGCTTGCTCTCCGGTCCTTCTTCCTCCAAATTGTGCACCAATATTAATATTCTCATTAATCTGTGAGAAACTTATAGTATTTGGCTCAGCCTTTGGGATTAAGAAAGTTTCGAAATTATTCTGATGGTTAATATTGGATATGGCTGAATATTGTTGTGACTTGCTGAATGAAATTAAGCAAGCCAAATTAGCATCTGCCTTTTCATCGTCTTCGTGAAGTCGTTTTCTTGAAGTGGTGGTAGTCTTATGATGAGAAAAGATAAGAGCTAGATCGTCCATTTCTTTTGAGATTATTGGGAAAGAGACTAACAAAGCCAATTAATATATAATGTGTACAAATAATCATGCTTCGCAGTGTAACTATGCCTTTATAGTGCTGAAAAATTAATTTCATAAGAGGAAGGTGCAAGTTGCTCAAACTGCTACGATGTTACAGCCTAACATCTCACATGTTGTAATTTCATCTTGTGATAATTAACGTGACGCAAAAAGGTTTTCGGTCAGCAAatcctctctttttctttttcttttttttataagCGTGGTGTCTGCCCCAGTTCGTGCGCATCCAACTGTGTCTAGGTCGACTAATTTCACAGGGTAGTTATTACCTCCCACCAACATAAGTACCGGGCGACTCTATTCACCAAAACTTGGACAAATTGagagaaatcacctagtgtttttgtctctGCTGAAATTGAACCTGAGAGTTCATGGTTCTCGGtgcacttcattgaccactatgCCACAAACCCTTAGATGaaaatcctttctttcattttttttgcgcTGCCAAATGTTCAATAACAACATTGGAGTCCGATTAAGTCAAATTCGCCCTCCATGAGGTCCATTAATGTAGAAAGTGCTACCTAGCTATCAAAATTTCTAACATACCCAGGGCTCGAACCTAAGGGTTAAGGGTGAAAGGAAGAGGCAGATGTGGAGTATCGATGATTGCTGAAACTCAGTACTTTTGACATGAAGCATAAATTAATATTAGATATGAATTCATAATTTTAAAGATATAATAGATTCAATATTAAAAATCTTAAATATTAAACCAATAAAACTTAAATCTTAAATGCAAAATCTCTTTACCGAGGGGATTCTATCCCTCCTATCATAACCTTGTTGATAGCAAATCCTTTCtttgtaatataaaaataaagccTTTGTTTCATTTGTTTAATTTTGTAAACTTTGTCTCGTCTTATGTTTAGAATAGGAGAGTGGACTAGGGAACAGGCGGAAGGTTTAGTCAGATGTGGACCCTACACTACCCAATTTAAATTAGTGCCTTAATTAagtatgttatttattatgactCTCATATGGACTTGAAAAGTAGTCTAATTTGAAAATTCAGACATAAAGTCTGAAGAAGTGCATCTTGCCAATGAAATATCATAGTATTCAAATATACTAGGAACATTTGACATTTGCATTAGTGCAAAACAATTTATACTCTATAGTTGCATGTATACGTGAAGTGAACCTTGTTATTAGCCATAAAATTCTATAGTACTAGTTTGTTAGCGTGAAGGTGTTAATCATGCCATATTTGCAAAGGCCAATAattgttaaaaataaaaaaaagttcgTTTCCAATTTGTTTGTCGAGGCAGCTTTTTTATAGATAGTTGTGATGACCCGCCACATCATTATGTCACCTAGGTGTCACGTGGAACTATTTTTGCCATGTAGGAAGcttatgtggatgcttacatggaaaggaggctagcttatgtgagaaggttctagagaaatatGGAGATTTCTCATGAAAGACTTTAGAACCTTATGGAATTGCATGGAAAGTCCTTAGAATAatctagttgtgtagagatttctagaatagaGGCTTATTTGTAAATATGTTGGGACTTgtttaataattattatttacatactagtccctaggtgagtagtataaataggagggtcattcatttctaaaccatcaagcaaaatcaattaagtcttctataataaaaagcttccttctagcaaatttctcttaTCTTATTCAcctactattcccttagcgatcttgagtgtagtaatctaggctgacttggcatagcaagatcgtgagcaaattgtgcaagaacgtgaacgagttgtcaagtgccgcatgtgcgcttagttgaagactaaggacgtgacaacgtggtatcagagcgaaggttACGACTAAGGGAATGACAAACGACAGAGAAATCAACTGtaatgacccgactaggggccgtgacgagtacccgatacttgtaccgagcaccccatatctatcgttttacctttacttctcagcgggctgtaggaactgtgccatatatttttttttttcgttactgaacattaacattagtagcatcatCGTAAACATAGATTAGTAAACTTTGCTATCACGTTATACGGCGACATGAACATTCCAAAATataacacatctaactgtacatatctatctacgagcctctaaacatagtacatatatacatagaaagggccgagtactgccgtgcccgagtatatacacaaaaatagtaccaagggactgaggctccggaacaactggagcgctgtcaaatactgctgatagagctcctaggaaccaaatccgcctgtctgctgacctgcgcggcatgaaacgcagcgtccacaagaagggacgtcagtacaaatagtgtaccgagtatgtaaggcataaaagataatacaaGCAGAAACATAGaatacgattaacaatatcatgaggtcgtaggacatataatgaggctagaaagtgacctgtacgtaggaacgccccttttaggccggataccgtgcatgcttgtctttccctttttaaaacgttcctttttcataggcatagaaaatagggtttatatcatgtcatgttttatcatattatatcctgtcatctcatagcgtgtcgtatcatatcatgtcgtagcatatcatatcatagtatattatgtcatagcgtatcatgtcatagcatagcgtgtcatagcgtatcatgtcatagcgtagcgtgtcatagcatatcatgtcatagcatagcatgtcatagcgtatcatatcatagcatagcatgtcatagcgtatcatatcatagcatgtcaggtcatgtcatagcatagcaccgaacaatgtcggctcgcccacatagcgccgaaataccggctcgcccatatatcctgcgtccgggcatcccgcgtccaggatgataagccagctgaccaggtggcaatgaaacatgtttcccttcccattcccccatgtatcctttccccccatcccatgttcatatacatgtcttatatacatatacatattttatatacatatacatatcttatatacatataaatattttatatatatatacatatcttatatacatatacatattttatatacatatacatattagcatgcaagagagcctaaagaaaaatcatgtagccatcggagtgacgtaaggtcgatgacctccgattacattatggaacaatcgtgatcgctttgtctctccttgaaggaacaagtattttaaggcgagaccaccaacggagaatagtgttaaaagaaacatagaatgaaatcatggatgtcatagaaatcaattcatctgctttggaaCCTTTAGAGGATGGTATCATacccaaggaatagaattaaaatcgagaactagtttgatactttcatattcatattcatattgggtccttagcttaagactcttagtcatggaatcattcttgtcatacttatcatagacgtattctcttccttagcatcatcgttatcatggtcgtcatatacatatttccattagaatggtacagtacttatcgtttgataatcggaacgaggatcaaaagtttcctttgaattctactccaaaataagtcaaacggagcaatagggaaaatccaggaacaatgggcccacctcgggtcaaatgaggcggcgtaccaaatttacgtacattatatttcatgacgtcacttgtgagggttttaaggtagtcgggtcatatttatgccagttctagatgtttaggaagtttttccaatattttacacaatttctaattcaattctactgaatgaaaaagggaaaactttaagtgcggattccgggaaatagagttgtccccgaggctcgtacccaacttattacgtttaagacatgccatagaaggaagggtgaagccttacataccttttccgcttcatacacgtctccaaaatcaagtttcaagttcgccaaaatctacaatttggtcacaattaccaaatgttaattgtaaggctttaagatttcaatcttaaccaatacttgtctacaaaaatttgggcagcatctcccctataaatacaccatccccaaaattcaacttagccaatttttaatcaacaaaaatccgggaattcaacccggccaaactatcaacacaatgacaacaaccatgactacaaaacacaatataacacaactagtcttctttccaacataatgcaatagctttcattccaacttcacatttccaaaccaatctcaatgtttttacattcattactaatcaagatcattacaatataattcggaagcatttcatatcatttctaccaaatattcacaagatatacaaaatatacaaactttccaccaaaaccataatccatccaaaacttctaatcttcaatctacatattcataacatatttccatcttccaatttcatcaaccataatcataatttgcaccttaataatttcattttcataattacataaatctaccataaaatcacaaaacttctcataaccacttaacaaccaatctttcatgccaatatggactattatccttccaaattcaccaactaacataataattcacatttaaaactccacttctataattacaaaaaaacttcattaaaatcacataatttcctctaagtatttccaataattttccatgccaacttgaaccattttcttccattttcaatataaggtccaccacaactacaactagaatacaacataaaattcaactcatcttatttatacaaccttacatacacatgcacacatgcaaacccactttgtaaacttccatatttccataaattctactcatttctacatactacaacataaaccaaccttcataacataataaaaagggattaattctcacctttttctacaatcttcttcacttaacaaAGTTGTCAAcatgaagaaacaagtgctctttcttccaaaataattacaccaagttataaaggacccttgaattagtaagaataccacagaaaaataatttttgggagaagATTTCAAAGGGACAAAAATTGGAGAGCATGGCCGTATGCCATGTCTCCtttgctcttcattttttttgtttttctcctcttctaatgttcttgaaacttctatatgtTTCAAGACAACTAAATGAcccctttttatttaattatcacatggaaattaattagaatccatgggcttgggccattgtatggccggccacccctcttttgggcctaattttattttcatttttttgggccaactcggttgatcccgagttgggcctagcccactgacctttcgaccttaaaacgtccatatctccttgtaccgatgtcacctgggaacccacaacctatggttagaaagctaattcaattatctacaacttctatttctcggtatttttccaaattccaaacttataataccgtttttgcccctagaagtcaggtcacccgaaaacgttttcttaaaaatattcgtttggaggacttccactttgatttggcccaagggtccttcttgagttgtgtttaacttcacatatgtgattcatatgacttttcagatgtccaaaaaaaatctcaatgtgtgggccccacctcagcttacaaataatctgacattcaaaaatatgggatataacatcaacGCTACTAAAACCCAAGCCAACGTCATCCAGGATGTTGCTGGCAAGAAGGGCCATAACAAAAAGAGGAATGATGCCAACAAGAGCTAGGAGGTGCCGCCAGAGGTTGTGCCAAATGAAGGGCTTACATCCCAAGAACCATCTACCACTGAGGCGAGCGAGGATGACGTGGAGGTTCTGTTCGTAGACGTCTCGCTCGGTAAAGAGTGGGTTATAAAGGTTAACGTGGGGATGGAAGCCATCGACATATTTGGCCAACGTTTGGGCAAGGTGGAAGGCACCCTTAGCGTTCTTGAGGGGCATACTCTTGAAGAGATTGAAAGCATCCGAAATGACTTGGAAGGGCACATGCAGGCTGAGATTGAGGTAAAACAAACCATCACTGCCTTAGAGCGCAGACTCATAGAGGCGTTAAGTACTATCGATGCCATGAAGGCAAAGATAGTGGCACTCGAAGAGCATATTGATGTTAGTGTAACCGAGGCAACCAACAATGTTGTCGTGACGAGAGAGGCTAAGATTGAGGCTCCTAAGCCACCAGTGTTCGAAGGAGTTCGTGATGCACAAGAGGTGGAGAACTTTCTTTGGC
Encoded proteins:
- the LOC132639885 gene encoding uncharacterized protein LOC132639885; the encoded protein is MDKASILEGATTLITQLRERAETMQHHESSIDMMSTLPEVEVRSLEDELLITIYCKKQQTAGNIDEILSVIHKLHLTIKSSNFIPFGSTAMHITVVAQMNNEFCETTTNYLADRLRQSILKM